One region of Macadamia integrifolia cultivar HAES 741 chromosome 11, SCU_Mint_v3, whole genome shotgun sequence genomic DNA includes:
- the LOC122093586 gene encoding small heat shock protein, chloroplastic, whose product MAACVSSSNPICASPAFLHRSTTKGLSSQGGVTKPCLAFFPSSSVKTRRVRAQATGENKDNSVDVHHVDRKKGTAVERRPRRPTTAISQFGLLDPLSPMRTVRQMLETMDRLFEDTMMTFPGSSRTTEGEMQVRAPWDIKDEEEEVKIRIDMPGLSKEEVKVLVEDDVLIIKGEHKKEEGSGGDEDEDSWTSRSVSSYHTRFRLPDNCEKDKVKAELKNGVLFISIPKTKVDRKVIDVEIQ is encoded by the exons ATGGCTGCGTGTGTTTCATCCTCCAACCCTATCTGTGCTTCACCTGCCTTTCTCCACCGTAGCACCACTAAGGGGTTATCCAGTCAGGGCGGTGTGACGAAGCCCTGTTTGGCTTTTTTCCCATCATCAAGCGTGAAGACGAGGAGGGTGAGAGCACAGGCCACCGGAGAGAACAAAGACAACTCGGTGGACGTGCATCATGTGGACCGGAAGAAAGGGACTGCGGTGGAGAGGAGGCCTCGACGGCCAACCACGGCGATCTCTCAGTTTG GATTGTTGGACCCATTGTCACCGATGAGAACAGTGAGGCAGATGCTGGAGACGATGGACCGGCTATTTGAGGACACCATGATGACATTCCCCGGGAGTAGTCGGACGACGGAGGGTGAGATGCAGGTGCGGGCGCCTTGGGACATcaaggacgaggaggaggaggtgaagATTAGGATCGACATGCCTGGGCTATCTAAGGAGGAGGTGAAGGTGTTGGTGGAGGACGATGTCTTGATCATCAAGGGTGAGcacaagaaggaagaaggttcGGGCggtgatgaagatgaggattcTTGGACGAGTAGGAGTGTCAGCTCTTATCACACTCGCTTCCGCCTTCCTGACAACTGTGAGAAAGACAAGGTCAAGGCCGAGTTGAAGAACGGTGTCCTCTTCATCTCCATCCCCAAGACCAAAGTCGACCGTAAGGTCATCGATGTCGAGATCCAATGA
- the LOC122093528 gene encoding uncharacterized protein LOC122093528: protein MGNCVFRGVGGEVEEMMIKVVTSNGGIMELYAPITAECITNEFPGHGIFRSHDFFSRPLLHSEELVRGQLYYLHPLNTSSSHRRRASFSSFSSSSSSSVVTPYRMSFDSQGILKWSESEVLPRQLQHHSNNNGKGVWKVKLVISPEQLAEILSQEARTEALIESVRTVAKCGKGAVASAANSDQWSISSSWMASSDRHGLFDF from the coding sequence ATGGGGAACTGTGTGTTTCGTGGGGTAGGTGGAGAAGTGGAAGAGATGATGATAAAAGTGGTGACTTCGAACGGTGGGATTATGGAACTCTATGCACCCATTACCGCAGAGTGTATCACGAATGAATTCCCAGGTCACGGCATATTCAGAAGCCACGATTTCTTCTCTCGGCCACTTCTCCACAGCGAAGAGCTAGTGCGAGGACAGCTTTACTACCTCCATCCCCTCAACACCAGCAGTAGCCACCGCAGGAGAGCAtcgttctcttctttctcctcttcttcctcctcgtcCGTCGTCACGCCGTATCGGATGTCCTTCGACAGCCAAGGGATCCTGAAGTGGTCGGAGAGCGAGGTCTTGCCGAGACAACTACAACACCACAGCAACAATAACGGGAAGGGAGTGTGGAAGGTGAAGCTGGTGATCAGCCCAGAACAGCTGGCGGAGATATTGTCGCAGGAGGCACGCACGGAGGCATTGATAGAGAGCGTCCGGACGGTGGCGAAATGTGGGAAGGGAGCTGTCGCTTCCGCTGCTAATTCTGATCAGTGGAGTATCTCCAGTAGTTGGATGGCTTCCTCCGACCGACATGGCCTCTTTGACTTCTGA
- the LOC122094164 gene encoding uncharacterized protein LOC122094164: MGNCYTLSRPIRRSSTGLDKVLRIVKPDGKILEYRAPILVRDVLATFDDYCDLGISKEASQHESLPPGYELKIGHVYYLLPLSASAIFPPICHQKRQIKVCITKQQLQELLSKTVTIEELLSVSSSSGLDKKVEWEESIDSHTSWRPKLETIPEGCE; the protein is encoded by the coding sequence ATGGGAAACTGCTATACTCTTTCTAGACCCATCAGAAGATCATCCACTGGGCTTGACAAAGTTCTACGGATTGTGAAACCAGACGGAAAGATCCTAGAGTACAGAGCGCCGATCCTGGTCAGGGATGTCTTAGCGACTTTTGACGATTACTGCGACTTGGGCATCTCAAAAGAAGCTTCACAACATGAGTCTCTGCCGCCTGGTTATGAGCTGAAGATTGGGCATGTATattatcttcttcctttatccGCTTCAGCTATCTTTCCACCCATCTGTCATCAAAAGAGGCAGATAAAAGTTTGTATAACCAAGCAGCAGCTGCAAGAGTTGCTATCGAAAACGGTGACGATAGAGGAGCTACTTTCAGTCTCGAGTTCTTCAGGACTTGATAAGAAAGTGGAATGGGAAGAAAGTATTGATTCTCACACAAGCTGGAGGCCGAAGCTGGAAACTATCCCTGAGGGGTGTGAGTAA